CCCTCACGTACCGCGCGCCGGATGTCCTCGGGCAGCGGTCGTGGCCGGCCGGATGTCCGCTGGCGTCCTGCGGTCGCGAGCAGCGTGCCGAACACGTGGACGCCGTGGCCCTCGCCGGACTCGGCGGTGGCGGCGATGGGCTTGCCCGTTCGGTTACGCGCCCGGGACCGCTTACCGGGTGCGCCCTCGCCGACGCCGGGCACCACGAGCGCCCTGGTGCGGAAGGTGGCTGCCGGCGGTGCGCTCTGCCGGGTCGACGGACTCTTCGGTTTTCCTTGCGGTGCAGCCGATTCCGAATCGGCGGTGGCACCGCCCCCGGGCGGGTCGAAATCGGGATCGGTGTCCGGATCGGTGTCCGGGTCGGGTTCGGGTTCGGACTGGGCCTGTTCCCCCGCCTGCTGCATGGCCTCGTCGAGGCGGTCGGGGTCCAGTCCCGGATCGTCGAACGGATCGCGCCTGCGCCGGTGCGGCAGGGCCAGCTCGGCGGCGATCCGCACGTCCTGCTCGGCCACGGCGTCGGCACCGCGCCATGCCGCATGGGCGACCGCGGTGCGCGCGACCACCAGATCGGCACGCATCCCGTCGACGTCGAACGCCGCGCACAGCGCGGCGATGCGCCGTAACTCGGTGTCGGGCAACACCACCGAGTCGACCAGTTCCCGGGCCGCGGCGATGCGCCGAGACAGTTCGGCGTCGGCCTCGGCGTAGCGTCCCACGAAGCCCTGCGGATCGGCCTCGTAGTCCATCCGGGCCCGGATCACCTCGACGCGCACGTCGACATCGCGCGAGGCGGTCACGTCGACGGTGAGGCCGAACCGGTCCAGCAGCTGCGGACGCAGTTCGCCCTCTTCGGGATTCATGGTGCCGATCAGCACGAACCGCGCCTCGTGCGAGTGCGAGATGCCGTCACGTTCGACGTGCACCCGCCCCATGGCGGCCGCGTCGAGCAGGACGTCCACGAGATGGTCGTGCAGCAGGTTCACCTCGTCGACGTAGAGCACGCCGCCGTGGGCACGGGCCAGCAGACCGGGCGAGAATGCATGTTCGCCGTCGCGCAGCACCTTCTGCAGATCCAACGAGCCGACCACACGGTCCTCGGTGGCGCCGATGGGCAGTTCGACGAGTTTCGCGTTCTCGTCGACGGCCGCGAGCACCGCGGCGAGTCCGCGCACCGCAGTCGATTTGGCGGTGCCCTTCTCGCCGCGGATCAGCACGCCGCCGATCTCGGGGCGCACGGCGCACAACACGAGCGCGAGCCGCAGCCGGTCCTGCCCGACGATCGCGCTGAGCGGATACGTCTGCTCCCTCACGGCTGCTCGACTTCGGGACGGGTTCCCGGGCGCACCATCGGAATGTGCGGGATGCCGTCGTCGAGGAACTCGTCACCGTCCCGCACGAAGCCGTGCTTTCCGTACATCTCCTCCAGGTAGGTCTGGGCGTTGATGTGGCACGGGTAGTCCCCCACCTCGGCGAGCGCGGCCTGCATCAGCCGGGCGACGTGCCCCTGGCCGCGTGCACTGCGTTTGGTGCACACCCGGCCGATGCGGAACACCTTCTCGCCGCCCGGATACTCCTCCATCAGGCGCAGCGTCGAGATCACCTCGCCGTCGGGCCCCTCGAGCCAGAAGTGACGGGTCTCGGCCAGCAGGTCGCGGCCGTCGAGCTCCGGATACGGCGTCGCCTGTTCGACGACGAACACTTCGACCCGAAGCTTGAGCAACTCGTAAAGCGTTGGCACATCAAGATCCTTGGCCCAGCTGCGGCGCAATGACACCGTCATATGGCTCCCGCCGTCACACGGCCGCAGGGGCGTTGGCGGCTTCGGCGGTATTCGCGTTCGCGTCCAGCTTGAGCACCTTGGTGCCCCACGACCACACCTCCTCGAAGAGTTTGGGTTCGTTGGACAGCTTGGTGCCCAGCGACGGCACCATCTCCTTGAGCTTGGGCGTCCAGGCCTGGTAGCGCTCGCCGAAGCACCGCTGCAGCACGTCGAGCATCGCGGGCACGGCGGTGGAGGCGCCCGGCGATGCGCCGAGCAGGCCGGCGATGCTGCCGTCGGCCGCCGAGAGCACCGTGGTGCCGAACTCCAGCACGCCGCCTGCTCCCTTGCGGCGGATCACCTGCACGCGCTGTCCGGCGATGTCCAACTCCCAGTCGGAATCCACTGCGCTGGGGGCGAATTCGCGCAGCGTGTCGACGCGAGCCGACTCGCTGAGCAACAGCTGGCCGATGAGGTACTTGAGCAGACCCACCTCGGTGAGGCCGACGCCGATCATGGAGGCGAGGTTGTTCGGCTTCACCGACAGCGGCAGGTCGGTCACCTTGCCCTGTTTGAGGAATTTCGGCGACCAGCCCGCGAACGGCCCGAACAGCAGCCAC
This region of Mycolicibacterium goodii genomic DNA includes:
- a CDS encoding magnesium chelatase subunit D family protein produces the protein MREQTYPLSAIVGQDRLRLALVLCAVRPEIGGVLIRGEKGTAKSTAVRGLAAVLAAVDENAKLVELPIGATEDRVVGSLDLQKVLRDGEHAFSPGLLARAHGGVLYVDEVNLLHDHLVDVLLDAAAMGRVHVERDGISHSHEARFVLIGTMNPEEGELRPQLLDRFGLTVDVTASRDVDVRVEVIRARMDYEADPQGFVGRYAEADAELSRRIAAARELVDSVVLPDTELRRIAALCAAFDVDGMRADLVVARTAVAHAAWRGADAVAEQDVRIAAELALPHRRRRDPFDDPGLDPDRLDEAMQQAGEQAQSEPEPDPDTDPDTDPDFDPPGGGATADSESAAPQGKPKSPSTRQSAPPAATFRTRALVVPGVGEGAPGKRSRARNRTGKPIAATAESGEGHGVHVFGTLLATAGRQRTSGRPRPLPEDIRRAVREGREGNLVIFVVDASGSMAARDRMSAVTGAAMSLLRDAYQRRDKVAVITFRGQDARVVLPPTSSVYIASRRLARFDTGGKTPLAQGLLAARDVVIREKARDRARRSLVVLLTDGRATGGPDPLQRARQAAAALVAEGAAAVVVDCETSFVRLGLAQELATQLGGQAVRLEQLRADELTRLVKTQSDAA
- a CDS encoding GNAT family N-acetyltransferase; this translates as MTVSLRRSWAKDLDVPTLYELLKLRVEVFVVEQATPYPELDGRDLLAETRHFWLEGPDGEVISTLRLMEEYPGGEKVFRIGRVCTKRSARGQGHVARLMQAALAEVGDYPCHINAQTYLEEMYGKHGFVRDGDEFLDDGIPHIPMVRPGTRPEVEQP